A region of the Candidatus Methylomirabilota bacterium genome:
AGATAGTCGTACGCGCGCGGAATCAATCCAGCCCTCGTCTCGCGACGGCACAGGCCGTCGCTCAACTCGAACAGCGGGGCGTCGCCTCGCATCTGGACCTTTTTGAGCCGCCTGCGAGTTCTTCAGCGGCGTGCTAGGCGAGGCGGGCGATGTAGGGGAGATTGCGATACTGCTCCTGCGCGTCGAGGCCATAGCCGACCACGAAGACGTCCGGGATCTCGCGGCCGACATAGTGCAGGGTGACGTCGGCGGGCCGCTCGCGCCGCTTGACGACGAAAGCGCAGGTCCGGAGCGAGGCGGGCCGACGCGTCTGGAAGTTGCGCAGGAGATAGGAGAGGCTGAGGCCGCTGGCGCAGATGCCTTCGACCACGAGGACGTCCTTGCCCTCGAGCGGCTCGTCGAGGTCTTTCCTGATGCGGACGACTCCGGAGGTTGTCACCTGGCCATACGGGACGATGGAGATGAAGTCGATCGTCGCCGGCACCGTGAGCGCGCGCAGCAGGTCCGCGAGGAAGACGGCGGCGCCCTTGAGGACACCCACGAGGTGAAGGGGCTTGTCGGCGTAGTCGGCCGAGATCTGGAGGGCGAGCCGCCCCACCTCCGCGCGGATCGCCGACTCGTCCAGCAGCACCTCGCCGACGCCGTCGCCGACGGGGGCCATCAGGCGAACCGGCTGGCCTTGATGAACTCGCGGGCTTGCGCGATCGAGGCCGCGTCCACCGCTCCCGTGCGCTCCCATTCGTCGAAGCACTGGGAGATGGTCAGGATGGTGTGGAGCGCGTACCCCTTGGAGGCGAGGAGCTTGCGGCCGCCCTGCTCGCGGTCGATCAGGATGACGAGGTCCTTGACGACGAGCCCCGCCTCCTCGAGCACCTCGATCGCCTCGAACTTGCTGCCGCCGTCCGTGATGATGTCGTCGATCAGGACCACCCGGTCGCCCGGCTTGAACACGCCCTCGATGCGCCGCTTGGTGCCGTAGCTCTTCTCTTCTTTCCGGGGGTAGATGAGCGGGAGGTTACCGGCAAGCGATGCCGAGACCGCGAGCGGCAGGCCCGCATAGGGGATGCCGGCGATGCGGTCGCCCGCGCAGCGGCTCACCTCGGCGGCCATGAGCACGCCGATCCGCCGCAGCACGTCGGGGTAGCAGATCACCACGCGGAGATCGATGTAGAAAGGCGACTTGATCCCGGATTTGAGGGTGAACTCGCCGAAGCGGATGGTCCCGATCTCGAAGAGGCGCTGGATCAGCACCGCGTGCTCGGTGCTTGGGCTCATGCGCGCATCTCGGACAGGATGCCCTCGGCCGCCCGGGCGGGATCGGGCGCGCCGGTGATTGGGCGCCCCACGACGAGATAGTCGGCCCCCGCCTCGACCGCGGCCCGCGGCGTGGCCACGCGCGACTGGTCGTGGTGCTCGCTGCCTGCCGGCCGCACGCCCGGCGTGACGACGGTCCACCCGTGCCCCATGGCGTGCCGGATGGCGCGGATCTCGTTCGGGGAGGCGACGTTGCCGTCGAGCCCGGCCTCGCGCGCGAGGGTACAGAGGTGGAGCACGTGCCCCTCGACCGAGGAGGCGACGTGCAGCTCACCCGCCAGCGCGGCGCGGTCGAGGCTCGTCAGCACGGTGACCGCGATGACGAGCGGGCGGGGAAGGCCGAGGGTGAGGGCGGCTTCGGCGGCGCCGCGGCCAGCGGCGCTCATCATGGCGCGCCCGCCCGAGGCGTGGACGTTGAACATGAAGACGCCCAGCCTCACGGCCTCTCGCGCCGCCCCTTCCACGGTGTTCGGGATATCGTGGAACTTGAGATCGAGGAATACCTCGCCGCCGCGCTTCCGCACTGCCTGGACCGCGGACGGCCCCGCCGCTGTAAAGAGCTGAGAGCCGATCTTGAAGCGGGTCACCTGGCCGGCGAGCGCGTCAACGAGCCCGGTCGCGCGGTCGAGCGAGTCGACGTCGAGCGCGACTATTAACCGATCCGCGGGTAGCCGGTCCTTAGGATCGCGGGGCATGGTAGTCCTGGAGCGGCTGCACGGTCATCTCTCCTTTGAGCAGCGCCTCGATGCCGCCGACCGCCGCCTGGGCGCCGTCCACCGTCGTGTAGTAGGGGATGTTCTGCGTCACCGCCGTCCGGCGTATGAGGTAGGAATCCTTGCGGGCCCGGCCGTCCTCCGGCGTGTTGAAGACCAGGGCGATCTCGCCGCGCTTCATGAGGTCCACGACGTTGGGGCGCAGGCTTTCGTTGACCTTGTGGACCAGCTCGACCGTCATGCCCTGGCGCCGGAGGAGCTTGGCCGTGCCGACGGTGGCCACGAGCGAGAAGCCCATTTCGGCCAACCGCTTGGCCGCCTGCAGCACGGCGCGCTTGTCGCGGTTCTTGACCGAGAGGAACACCTTGCCGGACGTCGGCAGCGGCGAGCCGGCGGCGATCTGCGCCTTGATATAGGCCTTGCGGAAGTCGCGGTCGATGCCCATGACCTCGCCCGTGGATTTCATCTCGGGACCTAAGACCACGTCCACCCCCGGGAACTTCACGAAGGGGAAGACCGCCTCCTTGACCGCGATATGTCCCACCTCGCGCTCCTCGGCGAAGCCGAGGTCGCGGAGGCGCTGCCCCAGCATCACCTTGGTTGCGAGCTTGGCCAGCGGCACGCCGATGGCCTTGGAGACGAAGGGCACGGTGCGCGAGGCGCGCGGGTTGACCTCGAGCACGTAGACCGTCTCGTTCTTGATCGCGAATTGAATGTTGAGGAGCCCGATCACGCCCAGCTCGCGGGCGAGGGCGCGGGTCTGGATCTTGATGCGCTCGATCTGGTCGTCGCCGAGCGAGTAGGGGGGCAGGGCGCAGGCCGAATCGCCCGAATGGATCCCGGCCTTCTCGATATGCTCCATGACGCCGCCCACCACGACGCGCTCGGCGTCCGCGATGGCGTCCACGTCCACCTCGAGAGCGTCCTCGAGGAACTTGTCCACGAGGACCGGGTGCTCGTCGCTCACCCGCACGGCCTCGGACATGTAGCGCTGGAGATCCTCGCGGTCCCAGATGATCTGCATGGCCCGCCCGCCGAGCACGTAGGAGGGGCGGACCAGCACCGGGTAGCCGATCCCCTCGGCGATGCGCTCGGCTTCGTCGTAGGAGCGCGCGGTCTCGCCCGGGGCCTGCTGGAGCCGCAGGTCGGCGAGCAGTGCGGCGAAGCGCTTGCGGTCCTCCGCGCGGTCGATGGCGTCCGGCGGCGTGCCGAGGATGGGCACGCCCGCCTTTTCGAGCGGGACGACCAGCTTCAGCGGCGTCTGCCCGCCGAACTGGACGATGACGCCCCGCGGCCGCTCGCGCTCCACGATGTTCATCACGTCCTCGAACGTGAGCGGCTCGAAGTAGAGGCGGTCGGAGGTGTCGTAGTCCGTGGAGACCGTCTCTGGGTTGCAGTTGACCATGATCGCCTCGACGCCCGCCTCCTTGAGCGCGAAGGCCGCGTGCACGCACGCGTAGTCGAACTCGATGCCCTGGCCGATGCGGTTGGGGCCGGAGCCGAGGATGACGACCTTCTCCCGGTCGGTGGCCGGCGCTTCGTCCTCCTCCTCGTACGTCGAGTAGAGGTAGGGCGTGTGCGCGACGAACTCGGCGGCGCAGGTGTCCACCATCTTGAAGGTCGCCCTGATCCCTTGGCCCAGGCGCGCGGCTCGGACCTCCGGCTCGGTCGCTCCGCAGAGCTCAGCGATCCTCCTGTCTGCGAAGCCCATCTGCTTGGCCTGCCGCAGCACCTCGGCATCGCCGAGCCCCGCGGTGCTGATCTCGCGCTCGAACTCGACGATCTCGCGGATGTTCTCGAGGAACCACGGGTCGATGGCGGACAGCGCGTGGAGCTCCTGCGTGCCCATCCCGCGGCGATAGCCCTCGGCGACGGCGAAGCA
Encoded here:
- the hpt gene encoding hypoxanthine phosphoribosyltransferase — protein: MAPVGDGVGEVLLDESAIRAEVGRLALQISADYADKPLHLVGVLKGAAVFLADLLRALTVPATIDFISIVPYGQVTTSGVVRIRKDLDEPLEGKDVLVVEGICASGLSLSYLLRNFQTRRPASLRTCAFVVKRRERPADVTLHYVGREIPDVFVVGYGLDAQEQYRNLPYIARLA
- the pyrE gene encoding orotate phosphoribosyltransferase; amino-acid sequence: MSPSTEHAVLIQRLFEIGTIRFGEFTLKSGIKSPFYIDLRVVICYPDVLRRIGVLMAAEVSRCAGDRIAGIPYAGLPLAVSASLAGNLPLIYPRKEEKSYGTKRRIEGVFKPGDRVVLIDDIITDGGSKFEAIEVLEEAGLVVKDLVILIDREQGGRKLLASKGYALHTILTISQCFDEWERTGAVDAASIAQAREFIKASRFA
- the pyrF gene encoding orotidine-5'-phosphate decarboxylase; its protein translation is MPRDPKDRLPADRLIVALDVDSLDRATGLVDALAGQVTRFKIGSQLFTAAGPSAVQAVRKRGGEVFLDLKFHDIPNTVEGAAREAVRLGVFMFNVHASGGRAMMSAAGRGAAEAALTLGLPRPLVIAVTVLTSLDRAALAGELHVASSVEGHVLHLCTLAREAGLDGNVASPNEIRAIRHAMGHGWTVVTPGVRPAGSEHHDQSRVATPRAAVEAGADYLVVGRPITGAPDPARAAEGILSEMRA
- the carB gene encoding carbamoyl-phosphate synthase large subunit, which codes for ERERPQAMLPTVGGQTALNLAVTLAEDGTLDRFGVELIGAKLPAIKTAEDRNLFAAAMARIGLAIPKGFFARSHEDAGAGTRAHKIGFPLIIRPSFTLGGTGGSIAYNPEELEEAVRWGLQQSPAGQVLVEESVIGWKEFELEVMRDLADNVVIICSIENFDPMGVHTGDSITVAPAQTLTDKEYQRMRDASLAIIREIGVETGGSNIQFGVNPADGRMVVIEMNPRVSRSSALASKATGFPIAKIAAKLAVGFTLDELRNDITRETPASFEPAIDYCVVKFPRWAFEKFPEADQTLTTQMKSVGEAMAIGRTFKEALQKAVRSLEQDRWGLVMDKPPADDEGLRQKIRVPNAERCFAVAEGYRRGMGTQELHALSAIDPWFLENIREIVEFEREISTAGLGDAEVLRQAKQMGFADRRIAELCGATEPEVRAARLGQGIRATFKMVDTCAAEFVAHTPYLYSTYEEEDEAPATDREKVVILGSGPNRIGQGIEFDYACVHAAFALKEAGVEAIMVNCNPETVSTDYDTSDRLYFEPLTFEDVMNIVERERPRGVIVQFGGQTPLKLVVPLEKAGVPILGTPPDAIDRAEDRKRFAALLADLRLQQAPGETARSYDEAERIAEGIGYPVLVRPSYVLGGRAMQIIWDREDLQRYMSEAVRVSDEHPVLVDKFLEDALEVDVDAIADAERVVVGGVMEHIEKAGIHSGDSACALPPYSLGDDQIERIKIQTRALARELGVIGLLNIQFAIKNETVYVLEVNPRASRTVPFVSKAIGVPLAKLATKVMLGQRLRDLGFAEEREVGHIAVKEAVFPFVKFPGVDVVLGPEMKSTGEVMGIDRDFRKAYIKAQIAAGSPLPTSGKVFLSVKNRDKRAVLQAAKRLAEMGFSLVATVGTAKLLRRQGMTVELVHKVNESLRPNVVDLMKRGEIALVFNTPEDGRARKDSYLIRRTAVTQNIPYYTTVDGAQAAVGGIEALLKGEMTVQPLQDYHAPRS